A stretch of the Calditrichota bacterium genome encodes the following:
- a CDS encoding ROK family transcriptional regulator — protein MKEKVNIQLIKQLNEKRVLNLIRDHGPISRNELARQSKISKVAISEIVNRLDIAGFILEIGKGKSTRRGGKRPILLKLNPDAGYVIGIEIKQSYANIALADIESEIKARGQIEYEPGIGFDNFLQMTRKKISSVMHRAKVKKDKLVSIGIGVPGVVDYENGQLHAINKFSGWADIPLVKRFYEIYPIPIILENDANTIALGEKLIGAGKGVQNLVCIWIGEGVGAGIIMRDQLIRGESGNTGEIGFLEAESLISCANQEKRLFHGQKFLGDLLAESNLLVELKKATPELAAEIGESKTDDELLQIYLQLAERGNAEVRAVLDEYAEIVAGLCTTLMKTINPSLIVINGFVIEYSSYIMKKIIIKADEHMQDIPFKASTIVSGELKQMAGVKGAIALALQTIFEPPVTRNRNHITLVDTNR, from the coding sequence ATGAAAGAAAAAGTGAACATTCAACTCATTAAACAATTAAATGAAAAACGAGTACTCAACCTCATTCGCGATCACGGCCCCATCTCTCGCAACGAACTTGCCCGACAAAGCAAAATTTCCAAAGTAGCCATTTCGGAAATTGTCAATCGCCTGGATATCGCCGGGTTCATTCTGGAAATTGGCAAAGGGAAATCCACCCGGCGCGGCGGTAAACGCCCGATTTTGTTGAAACTCAATCCTGATGCGGGCTACGTGATCGGCATTGAAATCAAGCAGAGCTACGCTAATATCGCGCTTGCGGACATTGAATCTGAAATAAAAGCCAGGGGGCAAATTGAATACGAGCCAGGCATTGGGTTTGACAATTTTCTTCAAATGACGAGAAAAAAAATCAGCTCAGTGATGCATCGGGCAAAAGTCAAAAAAGATAAACTCGTGAGTATTGGTATCGGCGTGCCCGGTGTTGTCGATTATGAAAACGGCCAACTTCACGCCATCAACAAATTCAGTGGCTGGGCTGATATTCCGCTAGTGAAAAGATTTTATGAAATTTACCCCATTCCGATTATTCTCGAAAATGACGCCAACACGATTGCGCTCGGGGAAAAATTGATAGGTGCCGGCAAAGGCGTACAAAATCTGGTCTGCATCTGGATCGGCGAAGGCGTCGGCGCCGGAATCATCATGCGCGATCAACTCATCCGAGGCGAAAGTGGCAATACCGGCGAGATCGGTTTTCTTGAAGCAGAAAGTTTGATCTCGTGTGCCAATCAGGAAAAACGACTTTTCCACGGCCAAAAATTTCTCGGAGACTTGCTTGCCGAGTCGAATTTATTAGTGGAATTGAAAAAGGCGACGCCGGAACTCGCGGCTGAAATTGGCGAGTCAAAAACTGACGACGAATTATTACAAATTTATTTGCAATTAGCTGAAAGAGGCAATGCTGAAGTCCGCGCTGTCCTTGATGAATATGCGGAAATCGTCGCCGGACTCTGCACAACATTGATGAAAACTATAAATCCAAGCCTGATCGTCATCAACGGTTTCGTTATCGAATACTCGTCTTACATCATGAAAAAAATTATCATCAAAGCCGATGAGCACATGCAAGATATTCCTTTCAAAGCGAGTACCATTGTCTCCGGTGAATTGAAACAAATGGCGGGCGTGAAAGGCGCCATTGCCCTGGCGCTGCAGACGATTTTTGAGCCGCCGGTCACGCGAAACCGCAATCATATCACTCTGGTTGATACGAATCGGTAA
- a CDS encoding macro domain-containing protein: MLRKINGRTLELIQGDITDMETDAIVNAANAQLILGGGVAGAIRRKGGPRIQEECNQIGGTFVGGAVITSGGNLPAKYVIHAVGPRLGEGDEDNKLRNATKNSLRVADENRLKSIAFPAISTGIFGYPLDRCAKIMLEETITYLQGGTTIERVVFCLFESKAYAIFQSVLTQMTTIE, encoded by the coding sequence ATGCTTCGAAAAATAAACGGACGGACACTGGAGTTGATTCAGGGGGACATCACAGATATGGAAACAGATGCTATTGTCAACGCGGCGAATGCGCAATTAATTTTGGGGGGCGGCGTTGCCGGGGCGATTCGTCGCAAGGGCGGGCCTCGCATTCAGGAAGAATGCAACCAAATCGGCGGAACTTTTGTGGGCGGAGCGGTTATTACTTCCGGAGGGAATTTACCAGCAAAATATGTCATTCATGCGGTGGGACCGCGACTGGGCGAAGGCGATGAGGACAATAAATTGCGCAATGCGACAAAAAACAGTCTGCGTGTGGCGGATGAAAATAGACTCAAATCCATTGCTTTCCCGGCAATCAGCACCGGCATTTTCGGTTATCCACTCGACCGCTGCGCGAAAATCATGCTCGAAGAAACAATAACATATTTGCAAGGGGGCACAACTATTGAAAGAGTCGTTTTTTGTCTTTTTGAGAGCAAAGCCTATGCCATATTTCAGAGCGTGCTGACACAGATGACGACCATAGAATAA
- a CDS encoding D-aminoacylase produces MFKKITLIFALTLLFLFSCQTNNQTYDLIIRSGKIVDGAKNPFYYADIGIRGERIAAIGDLSDRKAKKIIDAKNLYVTPGFIDVHTHTDRLIDSLTQVKNYLLQGVTTVVGGNCGGSRYPLNKLFEKLEKKGIGINFASLVGHNTIRSQVMGAADRQPSPEELEQMKKLVDQEMRAGAIGLSTGLAYVPGRYSKTKEIIELAKMIAPYRGVYTSHLRNQGKGIKRAIEEAIRIGREAGVRVELSHIKLANDAVWGRYEFITDPVENARKEGREVYMDQYPYTATSSGFSSSFRGWVVAGGTKAFIDRMKNPATYEKAKQGLIQRRFVSARGINKLEKIYVAYNKNHHEYEGKNLAEILAMLGKDKTVSNAADLVIQMTMYDHPRGIFFQMDEKDVQEIMKKPYNMIASDGKIEIPGVEVPHPRAYGTFPRIIARYVREKKVLSLTDAIRKMTSLPAQAMGFYQRGLLKPGCFADIVIFDFEKIKDNATFQQPHQYPSGISYIIVNGKIAARDGKIVFDKAGKILYGNGKK; encoded by the coding sequence ATGTTCAAAAAAATAACGTTAATTTTCGCATTGACGCTGCTTTTTCTTTTTTCCTGTCAAACGAATAATCAAACCTATGATTTAATTATTCGATCAGGAAAAATAGTCGACGGCGCCAAGAATCCTTTTTACTACGCTGACATCGGCATTCGCGGCGAGCGTATTGCTGCCATTGGAGATTTGTCTGACCGCAAGGCAAAAAAAATAATCGACGCCAAAAATCTCTACGTGACGCCCGGATTCATTGACGTGCACACGCACACCGATCGTCTGATTGACTCATTGACGCAGGTGAAAAATTATTTGCTGCAGGGCGTAACTACTGTTGTCGGCGGCAATTGCGGCGGAAGCAGATATCCGCTAAACAAGTTATTTGAAAAATTGGAAAAGAAAGGGATTGGGATTAATTTTGCTTCGCTTGTCGGACACAATACCATCCGCTCGCAGGTGATGGGCGCCGCTGATCGACAGCCCTCGCCGGAGGAACTGGAACAAATGAAAAAATTAGTGGACCAGGAAATGCGCGCTGGCGCCATTGGACTCAGCACTGGGCTGGCTTACGTTCCGGGCAGGTATTCGAAAACAAAAGAAATTATTGAACTTGCAAAAATGATTGCCCCCTATCGCGGCGTTTATACCAGCCATTTGCGCAATCAGGGCAAAGGAATAAAACGAGCAATCGAAGAAGCAATTCGAATTGGCAGGGAAGCCGGCGTGCGTGTTGAACTTTCTCACATCAAATTAGCCAATGACGCTGTCTGGGGACGCTACGAGTTCATCACTGATCCGGTGGAAAATGCGCGGAAAGAAGGGCGGGAAGTTTACATGGATCAATATCCGTACACAGCGACCAGTTCCGGTTTTAGCAGCAGTTTTCGCGGCTGGGTCGTCGCTGGCGGGACAAAGGCTTTCATCGACCGCATGAAAAATCCCGCGACTTACGAAAAAGCGAAACAGGGACTGATTCAAAGACGTTTTGTCTCGGCTCGCGGCATCAATAAATTGGAAAAAATTTACGTTGCTTACAACAAAAATCATCACGAATACGAAGGAAAAAATCTGGCGGAAATTTTGGCAATGCTGGGGAAAGACAAAACTGTTTCCAATGCAGCGGATCTGGTGATTCAGATGACCATGTACGATCATCCGCGAGGGATATTTTTTCAGATGGACGAAAAAGATGTTCAGGAAATAATGAAAAAACCTTACAACATGATTGCATCAGACGGAAAAATTGAAATTCCGGGGGTGGAAGTTCCCCACCCGCGGGCTTACGGTACGTTTCCGCGGATTATCGCCCGCTACGTCAGAGAAAAGAAAGTACTTTCTCTGACGGACGCCATCCGAAAAATGACCAGTTTGCCGGCGCAAGCTATGGGTTTTTATCAGCGGGGCTTGCTCAAACCTGGCTGTTTTGCCGATATTGTTATTTTTGATTTTGAAAAAATAAAAGACAATGCGACATTCCAGCAGCCGCATCAGTATCCTTCAGGCATAAGCTACATCATCGTCAATGGCAAGATTGCCGCGAGAGACGGCAAAATTGTGTTTGACAAGGCAGGTAAAATTTTGTACGGCAACGGAAAAAAATAG